A portion of the Caenorhabditis elegans chromosome III genome contains these proteins:
- the BE10.5 gene encoding Autism susceptibility gene 2 protein-like (Confirmed by transcript evidence), translated as MCFCRRKTKSKEDTVDSSKKGENRHDQPLAPQPAQPGAPLTPDRRTEKKQLKSGKSAPMDVRFSKKKSRKVREDDTVSNIPEEMPDLVIIREHTEPFYTDDQLM; from the exons ATGTGCTTCTGTAGAAGGAAAACTAAGAGTAAG GAAGATACAGTTGATTCGAGTAAAAAAGGAGAGAATCGTCATGACCAGCCGCTTGCTCCGCAGCCAGCTCAGCCGGGGGCCCCACTCACTCCGGATAGGCGGACCGAGAAGAAGCAGCTGAAAAGCGGCAAAAGTGCTCCAATGGATGTTCGTTTCAGTAAGAAGAAGTCGAGAA aagtccGCGAAGATGACACCGTTTCGAAT ATTCCCGAGGAGATGCCCGATTTGGTAATTATTCGAGAACACACGGAACCCTTCTATACGGATGACCAACTCATGTAG
- the BE10.3 gene encoding FTH domain-containing protein (Confirmed by transcript evidence): protein MLLNSFVYGYQIPEILMKPTDNVELISKVFENVKILEKILENVSTDAMGKLDLRLVNKNINIALLRRIRQEHRDVLIRGASDCRFDLEQDAKQNCPDCSVFINPQRVTMEKLEDYFRFLKEIAGVKVRRVGVEDVAKICDQREIHDRVINSLIGNDDQLVEEFFGMNDICSGSDECGIIGGRCRKYGPIQENIFDITLKTPHHFEHLEVSDTLLHRIVLSLADSSQSNLAVIDKYINSRISCDSLTLMPSILLGTRKSWIPCQLQVMRQIVELIVVKWNVKNLRIEFGELPELDLSSGDLDLNQKLIGLEFESVANYSLENLDICLEFSELLADEMEQYLKSPEEPSPIDGLISNVQKIFSTKFLTLELPKAYILMTPFNLNKFIGKFMRMIESSPSSPTIRNSKITVKLYPMSSQLISRTAPVFNYRTQNVPEILNSGARLVSGPIDQIQKNSKDYFHLKDIVSIPDDRSIGYRTQVHIWKGRRFCLEHEMANCTIDFEIYFEIEFLEKFFRKRPDVKGAGFLRHFWTPELLVKHF from the exons ATGCTGCTCAACAGTTTTGTGTACGGATATCAAATTCCGGAGATTTTGATGAAGCCTACTGAt aacgtcgaattaatttccaaagtttttgagaacgtgaaaattcttgaaaaaatattggaaaatgtttcgaCAGATGCGATGGGCAAATTAGATCTAAGA CTAGTCAACAAAAACATCAACATCGCCTTGCTCCGTAGAATCCGACAAGAGCACCGAGACGTGCTCATCAGAGGAGCATCCGATTGTCGATTTGATTTGGAGCAAGATGCTAAGCAAAACTGTCCAGATTGTTCAGTTTTTATAAATCCACAAAGGGTGACTATGGAAAAGTTGGAGGATTATTTTCG atttttgaaagaaatcgCTGGAGTCAAAGTTCGAAGAGTTGGCGTCGAGGatgttgcaaaaatttgtgatCAGAGGGAAATCCATGATAGGGTCATCAATTCTTTGATTGGCAATGATG accaACTCGTAGAGGAATTTTTCGGAATGAATGATATCTGCAGTGGATCAGATGAGTGTGGAATTATTGGCGGTCGATGTAGAAAATATGGTCCGATTCAGGAGAATATTTTCGATATTACACTGAAAACACCACATCATTTTGAGCATTTAGAAGTTTCAGACAC ACTCCTACATAGAATCGTCTTGTCGCTTGCCGATTCGTCGCAATCAAATTTAGCAGTAATtgataaatatataaattcaagaatttcatGTGATTCCCTGACTCTGATGCCATCAATCCTACTTGGAACCAGGAAATCGTGGATTCCATGTCAACTCCAAGTTATGCGACAAATCGTAGAGCTGATTGTGGTGAAATGGAATGTGAAGAATTTGAGAATTGAGTTTGGAGAGTTGCCAGAACTAGATCTAAGTTCTGGAGACTTGGATTTGAACCAGAAATTGATTGGTTTAGAATTTGAATCTGTAGCTAATTATTCTTTGGAAAACCTTGATATTTGCCTGGAATTCAGTGAACTTCTCGCTGATGAAATGGAGCAATACCTGAAGTCACCTGAAGAACCTTCACCAATTGATGgattaatttcaaatgttcaaaaaatattttccactaAATTTTTGACTCTGGAACTTCCCAAGGCATACATTCTCATGACACCTTTCAACTTGAATAAGTTCATCGGAAAGTTCATGAGAATGATTGAAAGCTCTCCGAGCTCTCCGACGataagaaattccaaaataacaGTCAAGCTTTATCCAATGAGCTCACAGCTTATTTCTAGAACAGCTCCAGTCTTCAACTACAGAACACAGAATGTGCCGGAGATTTTGAATTCTGGTGCTCGGCTTGTCTCCGGGCCAATagatcaaattcaaaaaaattcaaaagactACTTTCACCTGAAAGATATAGTCTCAATACCAGACGATAGATCAATTGGATATCGAACTCAAGTTCATATTTGGAAGGGAAGAAGGTTTTGTTTGGAACACGAAATGGCCAATTGCACgatagattttgaaatttattttgaaattgaatttttggagaagTTCTTCAGGAAGAGGCCTGATGTTAAGGGAGCTGgatttttgagacatttttggACACCTGAGTTACtggtgaaacatttttaa
- the BE10.4 gene encoding DUF148 domain-containing protein (Confirmed by transcript evidence) encodes MQILSLSIIITVLFQSSYSNYQSYHHKDHINPNPQPYHQGNAYEHQAYQGLQNIHDDLANQYHQELGYPTGPPLPPPPPPQPANGYQDPQNYQNHYESPPSLSSASAASCLSRIRLAATFDPIISAKINRFIDSMRIDRLRAYVCERTAYFCDEVQQKEVGDLFHQYDRSIEIIDKVRHELTSTEKDQLNMMENLNDTLAEQTFFVYKFHQLNPVDLAVLTSAKASLTTALSATDPDASLSKAMGSFSPQDLERMAALPVSQLPEEVRSHLARCQITAPEVVHDTVAFLLSVMGSKQTNYR; translated from the exons ATGCAAATTCTCTCACTCTCAATAATCATCACTGTACTCTTCCAATCATCCTATTCCAATTATCAATCCTATCACCACAAGGATCACATCAATCCGAACCCACAACCTTATCACCAAGGGAATGCCTATGAGCATCAAGCCTATCAAGGGCTCCAAAATATTCACGATGACTTGGCGAATCAATACCATCAGGAGCTTGGATATCCGACGGGGCCACCACTTCCACCGCCGCCTCCGCCACAGCCGGCTAATGGATATCAA GATCCccaaaactatcaaaatcaCTACGAATCTCCGCCAAGCCTGTCGTCAGCTTCTGCAGCTTCATGTCTCTCAAGAATCCGGCTGGCCGCCACGTTTGATCCGataatttcagcgaaaatcaATCGATTTATTGATTCGATGAGAATCGATCGGTTGAGGGCTTACGTTTGTGAACgg aCGGCCTATTTTTGCGATGAAGTGCAACAAAAAGAGGTCGGCGACTTGTTTCATCAATACGATCGATCGATAGAAATAATCGATAAAGTACGTCACGAGTTGACGAGTACGGAGAAAGATCAACTAAATATGATGGAGAACTTGAATGACACGTTGGCCGAGCAGACATTCTTCGTTTACAAGTTTCAT CAACTAAACCCAGTCGACCTGGCGGTTCTAACATCTGCGAAAGCTTCTCTCACCACTGCTCTTTCTGCAACAGACCCGGATGCTTCATTGAGCAAAGCGATGGGCTCATTTAGCCCTCAGGATTTGGAAAGAATGGCT gCTCTTCCAGTCTCCCAACTTCCCGAAGAGGTTCGAAGTCACTTGGCACGTTGCCAGATAACTGCTCCAGAAGTCGTACACGATACCGTGGCGTTTTTGTTGTCAGTGATGGGATCCAAGCAGACAAATTATCGGTAG
- the arx-5 gene encoding putative actin-related protein 2/3 complex subunit 3 (Confirmed by transcript evidence) codes for MPAYHSKFDTELKVLPLGNTNMGKLPIRTNFKGPAPQTNQDDIIDEALTYFKPNIFFREFEIKGPADRTMIYLIFYITECLRKLQKSPNKIAGQKDLHALALSHLLPIPGENGFPLNSMYKAPQSKPDEDEMRAYLQQIRQEIGARLCDLAFPDPQDRPSKWWLCFARRRFMDKGLVGQGVNL; via the exons atgcCGGCATACCACTCAAAATTCGACACTGAACTCAAAGTTTTGCCATTGGGCAACACAAATATGGGAAAACTTCCGATTCGAACCAATTTCAAGGGTCCAGCGCCTC AAACCAATCAGGATGACATCATCGACGAAGCGCTCACCTACTTCAAGCCGAACATCTTTTTCCGCGAATTTGAG atcaaaggTCCCGCGGACCGTACAATGATCTATCTCATCTTCTACATCACCGAGTGCctcagaaaattgcaaaaa agcccaAACAAGATAGCCGGCCAAAAGGATCTTCACGCCTTGGCTCTCAGTCATTTGCTTCCAATTCCCGGTGAAAATGGATTCCCACTGAACAGCATGTACAAGGCGCCCCAATCGAAACCGGACGAGGACGAAATGCGTGCCTATTTGCAACAAATTCGCCAAGAAATCGGCGCCCGTCTGTGTGATCTCGCGTTCCCGGATCCCCAAGATCGTCCGAGCAAGTGGTGGCTCTGTTTCGCGAGAAGACGATTCATGGACAAGGGGCTCGTTGGACAGGGTGTTAATTTGTGA
- the Y37D8A.25 gene encoding PH domain-containing protein (Confirmed by transcript evidence): MLANANSLFRLGSDPTFERRFSGPLQLQQDFQWRAGWGVLKANMLFVYNKTEEETSAPPFLLLIIEDCFIELCDENKIGKDFTFEIKFKSTARSFIFAADSFKSLGRWVSLLTISPIDYIQLSKQSFHEQIEQTQKKAMRD; the protein is encoded by the exons ATGCTCGCCAACGCAAATTCACTATTCCGGCTGGGTTCGGATCCGACGTTTGAGAGAAGATTTTCGGGACCTTTGCAGTTGCAGCAG gatttccAATGGCGTGCCGGCTGGGGTGTTCTCAAGGCCAATATGCTTTTCGTGTACAATAAAACCGAAGAGGAGACGTCGGCTCCTCCATTTTTACTACTAATTATTGAAGACTGTTTTATCGAATTATGTGATGAGAATAAGATTGGCAAGGATTTcacttttgaaatcaaattcaaatc aactgcTCGAAGCTTCATCTTCGCCGCCGACTCGTTCAAATCGCTGGGACGTTGGGTTTCGCTGCTCACAATCTCCCCGATCGACTATATACAGCTCTCGAAACAAAGTTTTCATGAGCAAATCGAGCAAACTCAGAAGAAAGCGATGAGGGATtga
- the Y37D8A.2 gene encoding Putative phospholipase B-like 1 (Confirmed by transcript evidence): MNWIFIFLAAAVAIGCEARQERTYTVCQKPEGDLHYFKEGRKTDEELCAKRLATAYFHDEVNQTGWAFLEVDVISPKIPHYLQGYAAGFAEGRATRHLIDLHIINTVNGYCDGAKHFCDELGEFMVDNLKWMEQEIRENPEDEYWQQVNLTVNQLFGLIHGYENQLGAEIDFKQIAVHPIFMIQIAGDLEDLAMKFKKPENPKKVFSGPGHCSALVKLLPKNEDILFSHVTWSSYGTMLRINKKYSFKTGDPGQIYSFSSYPASITSTDDFVLTSAKLAILETTIGNYNEKSLDLITPNTVLTWIRAEIAHRTASSGLQWAEAFGRHNSGTYNNEWVVVDYKQFHRGKEVQPETGIIHVVEQMPGHIVHSDKTAHLFRETYWPGYNQPYYKQIIRFSDTDKMVEKFGDWYSYDKTPRALIFKRDHNTVTDMSSMIALMRSNNYTKDPLSKCDCNPPYSAENAIACRSDLNPLNGTYPFKSLGFRDHGAIDVKVTNSKLINSLQFTAVSGPPGGVTKDVPIFDWKTSPLREKVPHFGQPDRWNFAPVTYKWRKDAHRHYHLYQKLHKELSSL, from the exons ATGAAttggatttttatatttttggctGCTGCGGTGGCGATTGGTTGTGAGGCGAGACAGGAGAGAACG taCACAGTTTGCCAGAAGCCTGAAGGCGACCTTCATTATTTCAAAGAAGGCCGAAAAACTGACGAAGAGCTGTGTGCAAAACGTCTTGCCACCGCTTATTTCCATGATGAAGTGAACCAAACTGG ATGGGCTTTCCTCGAAGTCGATGTGATCAGCCCGAAAATTCCACATTATTTGCAAGGATATGCTGCAGGATTTGCTGagg GTCGCGCCACCCGTCACCTCATCGATCTTCACATCATCAACACCGTCAACGGCTACTGTGACGGAGCGAAGCATTTTTGCGATGAGCTCGGTGAGTTCATGGTTGACAATTTGAAGTGGATGGAGCAGGAGATCAGGGAAAATCCGGAAGATGAGTACTGGCAACAAGTGAATTTGACTGTTAATCAGCTTTTTGGTTTGATTCATGGATATGAAAACCAGCTGGGAGCAGAGATTGATTTCAAGCAGATTGCTGTGCATCCGATTTT CATGATTCAAATCGCCGGCGACCTCGAGGATCTCgctatgaaatttaaaaaaccagaaaatccGAAGAAAGTCTTCTCAGGCCCAGGACATTGCTCAGCGCTTGTTAAG cttctcccGAAAAACGAGGATATTCTCTTCTCTCATGTCACGTGGTCTTCATACGGTACAATGCTTCGAATTAACAAGAAATACTCATTCAAAACTGGAGATCCAGGACAGATTTACTCGTTTTCCAGTTATCCAG cttcCATCACATCTACTGATGATTTTGTTCTGACCTCTGCCAAACTTGCAATCCTTGAAACAACAATTGGAAATTACAATGAAAAATCGCTCGACCTTATCACTCCAAATACTGTTCTCACTTGGATTCGTGCTGAAATTGCTCACCGAACGGCTTCATCTGGGCTACAATGGGCTGAAGCATTCGGGAGACATAATAGTGGAACTTATAATAATGAATGGGTGGTTGTTGACTATAAACAGTTCCATAGAGGAAAAGAAGTTCAGCCAGAGACTGGAATTATTCATGTTGTTGAGCAAATGCC aggCCACATAGTCCATTCCGACAAAACAGCCCACTTATTCCGTGAAACCTATTGGCCAGGCTACAATCAACCATACTACAAACAAATTATTCGATTCTCTGACACTGACAAAATGGTGGAAAAGTTTGGTGACTGGTACAGTTATGATAAGACACCACGTGCTCTTATCTTCAAACGAGATCACAATACAGTCACTGATATGAGCTCAATGATTGCGCTTATGAGATCAAATAACTATACAAAGGATCCACTTTCCAAGTGTGACTGTAATCCACCATATTCCGCTGAAAACGCGATTGCATGCCGTTCTGACTTGAATCCTCTCAATGGAACGTACCCATTCAAGTCGCTTGGTTTCCGGGATCATGGAGCTATTGATGTGAAGGTCACCAACTCAAAACTTATCAATAGTCTGCAATTTACTGCTGTATCGGGACCACCTGGAGGTGTTACTAAAGATGTGCCAATTTTCGATTGGAAGACCAGTCCATTGAGAGAAAAAGTGCCACATTTTGGGCAACCGGATAGATGGAA CTTTGCCCCAGTGACCTACAAATGGAGAAAAGATGCTCACCGCCATTACCATCTTTACCAAAAACTTCACAAGGAATTGTCTTCACTATAA
- the Y37D8A.3 gene encoding Abnormal cell migration protein 18-like fibronectin type I domain-containing protein (Confirmed by transcript evidence), which yields MTRFLILSLSLVCQMVSSEFRTSVFESSNRSEGDKIILTAHGMGMDDVNRVVIPVTNGHIPPLPCVTSNAGTHPHGSTFTKNNFHYTCKNGTAEVVACLADDGSVIQLGRTFVRSGMKHFCSIQGDNVTYKQESMCYENGMHYNVGDSFRNGSFKLTCREQGIYVEGCYMQNSFSDLLMSGESRIENGKRHECEIIGPGKVRYVVKMLGCMHEGQQYSTGQMWTHQHVRYQCKNDGTLLVLGCLDDGLFIELGRDLLMNGMAHRCYQVNTTVFYHKFACEQSSLSECVSQSMHRRFRRHQEMRMRA from the exons atgaCACGATTCCTCATTCTTTCACTTTCCCTCGTGTGCCAGATGGTGTCCAGTGAATTCCGAACGTCGGTTTTTGAGTCGTCAAATCGGTCAGAAGGAGATAAGATTATTCTGACAGCACACGGAATGGGAATGGATGATGTTAATCGAGTCGTTATTCCAG ttACAAATGGTCATATTCCACCACTACCATGTGTGACATCAAATGCAGGAACTCACCCACATGGATCTACATTCACCAAGAATAATTTCCATTACACATGCAAAAATGGGACGGCGGAAGTTGTTG CTTGCCTCGCGGATGATGGTTCAGTAATTCAACTTGGTCGAACCTTTGTCCGAAGTGGAATGAAACACTTTTGCAGTATTCAAGGTGACAATGTAACATATAAACAAGAAAGTATGTGCTATGAAAATGGAATGCATTATAATGTTGGAGACTCGTTCCGTAATGGATCATTCAAATTGACGTGTCGTGAACAAGGGATTTATGTTGAAG GATGTTACATGCAAAATAGCTTCAGCGATCTTCTGATGTCCGGAGAATCAAGAATCGAAAATGGAAAACGTCATGAATGTGAAATCATCGGTCCAGGAAAAGTTAGATATGTTGTGAAAA TGCTCGGATGCATGCACGAAGGACAACAATACAGTACTGGTCAAATGTGGACACATCAACATGTCAGATATCAATGCAAGAACGACGGAACCCTATTGGTTTTGG gttGCCTGGACGATGGACTCTTTATTGAATTGGGACGGGATCTTTTGATGAATGGAATGGCTCACAGATGCTATCAAGTCAACACTACGGTATTCTATCACAA attcgcTTGTGAGCAATCTTCATTGTCAGAATGCGTTTCCCAATCGATGCACAGAAGATTCAGAAGACACCAGGAAATGAGAATGagagcttaa